The Deltaproteobacteria bacterium nucleotide sequence TTGGCTCGAGTGATGGTAAATTTATCTAAATTTGGAAATATAAGGTTGGTTCAGTATACGGCGGAAATGATTTCTGATTTGCTAGAGGGTGAATGGCTTCAGGATTCAGTCGTTGGCGACTTTCATATTAACTTAGATCAGTTGGATCAAATCCATGAACTGAAAACGGCATCCCTTTTTAAGTGGTGTTTAAAGGCCCCTTTTATTGCAGCCATGAGGGATGATTCGACTTTACTTGAAATCACAGATGAATTGGGATCATTGCTGGGATTATTATTTCAAAGAAGTGATGATCTTTTGGATTATGATATTCGGAACCATGAGGGAAAAGCTATCCTAGGGGATTTAAAATCGAAGTATCTTAATTCTTTTGGAGCCTTTGTGTGCATTGGAAAATCCAAATCAGAAATTGAAAAGATAGCGATCAGTCAATCTTTAGAAGAGTTTATTCAAAAAATCGGTGGTAAGACTTATTTTGAGTTGAAGCTCAAAGAATTTGATAAATTAAACACAGCTAAAATCGAAATATATCATCATCATCTGGAAAGACTAAATAACAAATTATCCCCAAAGGAACAAAAGATGATTGCCTTTTTAAGGCCCTTGCCAGATTTGCTTTATTGGAGACAAAAATCAGGATGAAATCATTTATCACCCTAGAGAAGGCCTCGCCTGATTTTAAAAAATATTTAGATGGATCTTTTTCAAAAACACAGAGGGCCGTTGTTGTTGAAAGTCTAAATTTGAATTCGAATGCGGAAGCTATTACTTTTGAAATTATAGAAGAGGATTTAAATCAAAAACTAGTTCTTAGTGAATTTTTTAGTTCCTTTTTAAAAGTCTACAAGTTTATCTATTTTCTATTTCCTATTTTTTATATTTGTTTAACCTATTATATAAATGATTTAACTTTTGACCCCACGACGACTTTTTTAGCAATTTTAGCGACCACTTTTTTATTCATCGCGGTGAACCTCATGTCAGATTATTGGGATTACATGAAGGGACTTGATAAAATAATAAAGTGCCATCAGTCAAAACCCTTAGTGAAAGGGTGGATTCAGGCAGTGAGGGTAAAACAAATTTCTGTTGCGTTAATGATTGCCTCGCTATTTCTTGGCGTTCCCATTGTCATTGCCTTTCCCAAAGTATTTGGAATTATTTTATTTGCTATGGTCATGATTTATTTTGGTTTATTAAGAAATGATGTAAGCTATCAAGAATATTCCCTTGGTGATTTGTTTTGGGGAATACTGGTTGGGCCGGTTTTGTCCATTGGTTTTGAAATGGCAATAGGTGGACAGGCTCATGTTCATTATCTCTTTTTTGGGATGGTTTGGGGAAGCTTAATATTTTTTAAAATTCAACTCAGTCATTTTGAATATCTACTGGCCGGCTCCTTGGCAGGAGTTAAAAATTTAATAAATTATTTTGGTTTTGAAAATGGAAAAAAGTTTATACTTTTTTCTTGGTTGTTGTTTTTGACTAGTTTTCTTTTATTTCAGTTGAGCTTTTTACACTGGTTGATTTGCCTGCCCACTTTAGGAGTTCTGGGATATATGACCCTTAAAAGCTATAAAGGGTTAATGGATTTAAAGTCACCATTAGGGTCAGACCTTTCTAAGGTGATGCTCAGTTTTCATCAGCTATATATTTTGGTAGTTTGCCTTTGGGTGACACAAACAATGTTTTTATTTTTGATAAAGGCAATTCAGGGAAATATTTTTAAGTGAAGAAAATTTTTGTTCAAATGAGTTCTGGGGGAATCGACAAAAAAATATTTTCGATGATGTTGAAAGATTTTGAACTTATTTTTGTTGAGCAACCTGAAAGTGGTCCTTTAACTAAAAATGAATTAAAGAAAAAAGTAAAGCTATTAAAAGAGGTTTGTTCTTCAGTCGATGGGTTTTATTATTTATATGAAAATGAATATCTTTGGGAATTGTTAGATAGTGATTTGAATTATATTTCCATTAATTTTGATAAAGATCATATCAATTACAAAAGAAAGACTAAAGGTAAGCAGGACATTCTTTTTAAAGCTCTTGGAAGTAAAGCTAAAAAGGTGCTAGACTTAAGCTGCGGTCTGGCAATAGATTGTGTTTTTCTGGCTCGGAATGGTTATCAAGTTCAAAGCATTGAAAGAAACACTTTAGTCTATTTCTTAATAGAAAGAGCTGTTGAAGTTTCTTGCGATCCAATTATTCAGAATATCAAATTTATTTTGGCCGACTCTAAAGAATTGGTTCAGGATCATTCTGATATTTTGAAACAATTTGATGTGATTTATTTTGATCCTATGTATCCTGATCGGGATAAATCAGCTTTGTCGAAGCAAGAAATGGAGTTGTTTAAAGACCTTGTAGGCAGTGATGCCGATGCCAAACAAATTTTTGAACTCATTAGAGTCTCTGGCCGACGGATAGTTGTCAAACGGCCATTGCATGGGGAGCCTTTGGGGCTTCCGATTCGTCACCAGTTTAAAGGCAAGACGGTTCGTTATGATATTTATTAGGAGCCATTTGGGGACAGGCTCATTAGGTGTTTTAAGAAGGGCATGGTGGAAAGATGATTATTTTTGTTGGAATTTTTGGTTTTCTTCTTTTTTTTCAATATGAGTTGGGAGCTAAACTTAACGCGGCAATTGCGCCTTTAAGACTGAAATGGATCCAAATTCAATCTCTAAAAATAAAGGATTGGATCATTCCATCCCTGGGACTTGGACTGACTTCATTGAGCTTTATTAATAATACCAAAGTTCAATCTTCTCTTTGGAGAACTCAGATTTGGAGTTTTCGACGCTTTATGTTTTCTTTTTCCCAGGGGCAGCTGAGTTTTTTCATTATTGTTTTTTTGTTATCTATA carries:
- a CDS encoding polyprenyl synthetase family protein gives rise to the protein MIIYDQELKIYSSKDFPTYLPKLNSLYDDLFAGGKGFRAKLVKGVSQNLAMPEKADSLLAQTIEFIHNASLLHDDLVDRSNLRRGKPAAWTRYSPEYAVLAGDYLLARVMVNLSKFGNIRLVQYTAEMISDLLEGEWLQDSVVGDFHINLDQLDQIHELKTASLFKWCLKAPFIAAMRDDSTLLEITDELGSLLGLLFQRSDDLLDYDIRNHEGKAILGDLKSKYLNSFGAFVCIGKSKSEIEKIAISQSLEEFIQKIGGKTYFELKLKEFDKLNTAKIEIYHHHLERLNNKLSPKEQKMIAFLRPLPDLLYWRQKSG
- a CDS encoding UbiA family prenyltransferase, yielding MKSFITLEKASPDFKKYLDGSFSKTQRAVVVESLNLNSNAEAITFEIIEEDLNQKLVLSEFFSSFLKVYKFIYFLFPIFYICLTYYINDLTFDPTTTFLAILATTFLFIAVNLMSDYWDYMKGLDKIIKCHQSKPLVKGWIQAVRVKQISVALMIASLFLGVPIVIAFPKVFGIILFAMVMIYFGLLRNDVSYQEYSLGDLFWGILVGPVLSIGFEMAIGGQAHVHYLFFGMVWGSLIFFKIQLSHFEYLLAGSLAGVKNLINYFGFENGKKFILFSWLLFLTSFLLFQLSFLHWLICLPTLGVLGYMTLKSYKGLMDLKSPLGSDLSKVMLSFHQLYILVVCLWVTQTMFLFLIKAIQGNIFK
- a CDS encoding class I SAM-dependent methyltransferase, encoding MKKIFVQMSSGGIDKKIFSMMLKDFELIFVEQPESGPLTKNELKKKVKLLKEVCSSVDGFYYLYENEYLWELLDSDLNYISINFDKDHINYKRKTKGKQDILFKALGSKAKKVLDLSCGLAIDCVFLARNGYQVQSIERNTLVYFLIERAVEVSCDPIIQNIKFILADSKELVQDHSDILKQFDVIYFDPMYPDRDKSALSKQEMELFKDLVGSDADAKQIFELIRVSGRRIVVKRPLHGEPLGLPIRHQFKGKTVRYDIY